The sequence below is a genomic window from Sorangiineae bacterium MSr12523.
AAGTTGGTCGAAGCTGCGCTGATTGTGAAACGAGAGCGTAGGATGAGGCAGGATGGAGGACTCTGGCTTTCGTCGGCGTTCGATCCGTGATGTTCTGCCCGCAGATCGGCATTCCGCGGGCAGTTGGAACGGGCGCACCATGGGACCGCGAGACGCGTACGATCTACGGCCATCGCCCCTCGAGGAGCACTTTCGGGCTCGCTACGTCATCCCTTCACCCGAGGCACTGTTGGCGGCGAGCTCGGAGCTCCCGGTCAGGCATGACCGGCTCTGGGCCATCGTCCCCATGGCCGAGCAGCAGCCGGCGCTCGCGGAGACCGTCGCACGTGCCGCCCACTACTTGAGCAGCCGGCTGCCGCGCGGGCGCGTGCTTTTTCTCGACGGCGGCTCCTGTCGCGAAAATGTCGCGGCGGCACGCGCCGGAGGGGCGATCGTTCTCGAGCAGGACACGATCTTCGACGCGATCGACTGGGGAAGACTCCTTCCGATCCTGAACCTCCGGCGTCGGCCGGTGGGGCGATCGGGACAGGGATTCAACGTTTTCGCAGCCCACATCGCGCTCGCCGCCCTCGGCATGCGCGACGACGATCTCGTTTTCCAATGCGACGCCGACGTTCAGAATTACGAGGAGCTCGCGCCGCTGGAACGGCTCCTCTCCGCATGGTCGCTCGAAGCGAACGTCCGGCACGCCAAGCTCGCGCAACCCGGGCGCAACAACGAGATGACCATGGCCGCTCGTGCCATGCAGCAACTCTTCTATTGCCTCGAACTCTCCTGGGTGCCCTCCACCGTGAAGCAGCTCGCCCGCGACGTGTTCATGGCCCTGGCGCCAGACAAGTGGCTCACGTGTGGTCTCTACATCGTCACAGGCGCGGTCGTGCGGTCGAGACCCTTCGCATCGGGATATCTCGACGCGATGATGCAAGCAATTTGGGCGACGAGTGCCCGCGAATGTGGATGGCGGAACATCCGCTACGTCGAGTGTCCCGTACGCTGCCGAGACTCGGTCAATACGAGCACGAAGGAGACGCTCATCTTGAGCAGCGTCGCTTTGCACCTTCAAAGCATCGTGATGCACGGCATCGCACCGCACGAGTGGGATCCGGGTCTCATCACGCAGCTCAATTGCGGCATGATGCCCAGGCTCTGCGACATCCCGGAGATCGGTGATGCCGCGGGACCGGTGGCCATCCACCACATCGATCAGGACCGACTCATCCCATCCGTGGATGCGCTCTGCGAGGCGAAGATCATCGACCTGGCCCGCGTGAAACGGATCATCGATGGCTAGACGTCGCTGATGCGAAGAACCTCCGCACCGGCATCGGGGCGAAAGAGCAAGTCCACCAAGGCCGCGCGGCGATCCAGGACTGCGCGCTGGTTGATGTAGCCCTTGTCCGTGATTTCGCCCGCGTCGATGGACGGGGGTTCGTCGAGGAGCAAGGCGCATCGCACGATTTGGCTGGTTGCGCCGTCCGCGCGCTCATTGTGGGCGCGCAGGCCCTGCTCGATTTTGTCCCGCGAGGCTGCGGCCGCCGGAAAGAGAAGCACCGCGACGTAATCGCGATCGTGGCCCGCAATTACCGCGTCTTGAACCATGGGCGACAGCGCCGCAATCACGGCGAGGCGCAATGCACCGGTGTGCACCCAGGTGCCGCTGCTCAATTTGAAGTTCTCGCTCACGCGACCATCGAAGACGATGCCGCGGTTCGGATTGACGGGATCGGCGAGGCGCACGGCATCGCCCGTGAGGTAGAAGCCTTCGTCGTCCAGCAGAGCGCGAAAGCGGTCCATCTCGTGCAAATAGCCCGGTGTAACCTGGGGCCCTTTCACGCGCGCCTCCAGCTTGGTGCCATTGGGGGCCAGCTTCAAGGTGGTGCCCGGCGTGGGCACGCCGATGATGCCCGGGTCGTCGATGGGAAAATGCACCTGGGTGACGAGCGGCGAGGTTTCCGTTGCACCCCACGCGCTCACGAAGGGCACCGCCTCGCCCCGCGTCCGCTCTCCCAGTCGAACCAGCCTATCCCAAATGGGCCGCGGCAATGCCGCCGCGGCATAAAAGAGCAAATCGAGATCGCGAAAAAACGTCTCGGCGAGCGCGGCGTCGTTTTCCAAATAGGGCAAGAGCGCATCGAAGCCGCGCGGTACATTGAAATACAGGGTAGGGGAGACGTGGCGCAACACGTTCACCGTGTCCTCGATGCGGCCAGGAACGGGCTTGCCGCGATCGACCCACAGTGTGCCGCCATGCCACAGCACCAAATTGAAATTGTGATTGCCTCCAAAGGTGTGGCTCCAAGGAAGCCAATCGACGACCACCGGCGGCCGATCGCCCAAGAAGGGCCAACCCATGGCCAGCGCCTGCTGATTCGAGCACAGCATGCGATGCGTATTGATCACGCCCTTGGGCGCACCGGTCGAACCCGACGTAAAAAGAATCTTCGCCACATGGTCTGGACCCATGGCATTCAGCGCCGCATCGACATTCGCCGAACTCGAGCCTGCGGCCTCCAATAGGCCAGAAAATCCCACCGCCACGCGGGTCGTCGGATCGAGGGGCAGCGCGGCAATCGCGCGCGTGTACGCGTCGCCATCGGCGAACACCCAGCCGGGGCGCACCATCGCATGCAGCGCGCGCAGCTTCTCGTGATCGCGCGACATGAGCGAGTACGCTGCGGAGATCGGCACAACGGGAACGCCGACCACCATGGCCCCCAACGCCACCAAGGCATGGTCCACGGAGTTGTCCGATAGGATCATCACCGGTCGCGTGGGGCCAAGCCCGTCGTCCAGCATGAGGGCTCCGAGCCGTCGTGCCGTTCGATAGGCCTCCCCATAGGTCACTTCCCGGGTGCCGCCCTCCTTCGTGCGCTCGGCCAGAAATACGCGATCCGGCGCGCGCTCGGCCCACGCACGAAGCACCGCGCCCAGATGCGCCGGGTAGTCTCCCAGCGCGCCTTGGGCGAAAAGAAGCATGCTGCCGTCGGGGCGTTGCTCGATCGTGATCGCGGGATCGGCAAATCGGGGCGCACGAGCCATGGCGTCGATCCTAACGTCATCGCACGCCGCGCGTCACGTACGGCGAAGCGGCCCCTGCGGCCGCCTCGCCCTGAATTCGCGCCTCTCTAGAAGCGGTAGCCCACCGTACCGTAGACGCCAATCGCGTTCGCGTTTCCGCTGCCCGGCCCCAGATCGGTGAAAATGAAGGTGTAACGCGCGTCGATGCCGGCATAGAGCTGGTCGGTGACGTTGTAGAGGCCTTGCACACCCGGCCAGACCGAGAACTTCACCTTGTTGTCGTTCGTATCGAGGCCTTTGAGGTCGCCGCCGGCGATTCCGACGCCCGCGCCCACGTACGGACGAATGGTGAACTGCGCCACGTCGAAGTTGTAGCCAACCTCACCGCCGACGTTCATGACCTTGCCCCTGCTCTTGGTGCCTTCGAGCTCGCTACCCAAGTTGTATTGGAACATGCCGCCGAGATAAAGTTTCATCGGCAGGGTGTATCCGGCGCGCACGCCGAAGCCCGCGCCATAAAGATTGAAGCTATCCTTGGCATTGCTATCCAATGCATTGTTGAAGCCGTAGCCACCGAAGGCGGCCACGCTAATGGGATGATCGGTGCTCGGCGTCGGTGAAGTTTCCGCTGCGTTCGCGCTGGAGGCGGCCGCAACGAAGAAGGTACCTGACAAAAGCCCGACTAAGATTTTTCGCATGATTGAGAGATCCTTATGTGAATAAGTGCGTGCTGCGTTATGCACGGGCCATAATGCATTTTGCTTGCCGCAGCCCCGCGAGCCGCCAAAACAGCGTTTTTGGCGAAATTTTGCAGCCACCACCACTGCGTTCGCCGTTACGCGTCATCCAATCACTACGGCCGGCCACGTGAAGTGGAAGTCACACCTGTCTCTCTTCACGGAACATGCGCGGCGAATGGCGCGATCTGCTCGCACCCAGCGTGCGCCAGGCGGCGCGCCATCCCACCTCGCTGCTCCGTGTTTGCTCAATTCGAGCAACTATCCTGCGCGAAATGCCGATGCACGATGGCTGACGAGCTCAGAAGCGGTAGCCCACCACGGCGTAGCCGCCGAAGGCGTTCGCGTTTCCATCGCCCGTCCCGTCCTTCGTGAAGATGAACGTGTAGCGTATCTCCGTGCCCAAATAGATTTGATCCGTCGTGTTCCACAGGAGTTGCATGCCCGGCCAGATGGCGAAGTTGAAGCTATCGCCTTTGTCGTTGAGATTCAGGTCGCCGCGTGCAATGCCGGCGCCCAGGCCCAGGGACGGACGAACGGTGAACCTCCCCGCGTCGATATCGAAGCCAATCTCGGCACCGGGCGTCATTACGCGGCCGGTGTACTCGGTGTTCGGGTCGTATCTCCACGTGCCGCCCAAATTGTATTGAAACATGGCGCCCAAATAGAGCTTCATGGGCAGGGTGTATCCCGCACGCACGCCGAAGCCCACGCCATAGAGATTCAAACTGTCATTGGTATGGCTATCAAGAGCATTGTTGATGGCGTAACCACCTAAGACGGCCACGCTAATGGGATGTTTGGTGCTCGGCGAGGGCTCCCCGGCATACGCGCTCGATGCAGCGGCCATCAAAGAAACGCAAGACAAGAGCCCAACTAAGATCTTTCGCATGTTCGAAGTGTCCTTGTGTGAATAAGAGTCCGTTGCTCTATGCTGGGCCCCTAGTGCATATTGCTTGCCGCCAACGTGCGAGCGCGGGCGGGCCCCTCATACCCGGAAATGCGCGTGAAATCGGGGATGCGCTGTGGCCTCACCGTGGGGTGCGGCGCGAGATCGTCCCTGGATCGGATGTTCGCCTGTGCTACGAATGGCACGATATGCTCGCATTGAGCGCGCGGCAGGCGCGCAATCTCCACCTCGCTGCGCAAGGCCTGCTCGTACCGCCCCGCGGCCGTGCCACGAAGGCCGATGTACTGTCCGCCATCGCGCGCATGCAGCTTTTGCAGATCGACACCATCCACGTCGTCGCGCGCAGTCCGTACCTGGTTCTCTTTTCCCGGCTCGGCGACTACCAGCCCGCGTGGCTCGAGGCGCTCCTGGCGGAGGGGGCCATCTTCGAAACGTGGGCACACGAAGCGTGCTTCGCGCCCATCGACGACTACCTCTTGCACCGACGCCACGTCGACGGGCGCAACCATTGGGCACGCCGCAGCGCCCAGCGCATGCACGACAACCACCGCGAGGCCATGGACCGCCTGCTCGCCCACGTGCGCGAGCTCGGGCCGGTGAAGTCGTCCGATTTCGAACGCAAAGACAGCGGGGGCAAGGCCGCCAAACCGGGTTGGTGGGGTTGGAAGTCGGAGAAGCGCTGGCTCGAGGCCCTGTTCGTGCTGGGCGAATTGATGATCGCCCGCCGCGACAAATTCCAGCGTGTCTACGACTTGACCGAACGTGTCCTCTCCGTCGCCGCCCCTGGCCTCGATCCAGCTGCGATCCCCACCGAAGAAGCGATGCGCCGCGCCTTCATCGTCCGTGCCGTCCGCGCCCTCGGCGTCACCCAGGCGCGCTGGATCGCGGATTATTTCCGCCTCGGCCGCCGCCTCAAAGACGCGGAGCTCGATCCATTCGTCGAGGCCGGCGAACTCGCCCGCGTCGAGGTCGAAGGATGGACCAACCCCGGGTACGTGCATCATGCACATACCGATCTGCTCCAAAGCCCGCTCCGCGCGACCCACAGCACCCTGCTTTCGCCGTTCGACCCCGTCGTGTGGGACCGCGAGCGCGCCGCCGCCATGTTCGATTTCGATTACCGCATCGAATGTTACACTCCGGAGGAGAAACGCCAATACGGCTATTACGTATTACCCATCTTGCGCCGGGGTGTCCTCGTCGGTCGTCTCGATGCCAAAGCGCACCGCGCGGACGGCGTTTTCGAGGTGAAATCCGTGTACCTCGAAGGCGGACAACGCCCCAGCGAGGCCCTCACCCGAGACGTGGTCGCCGCCATTCAGTCCTGCGCCGATTGGCACCGCACGCCCAAGGTGCAAATTCGAAAAAGCGATCCCCGCGCCTGGGCCAAATCGCTCCGCGCCGAGCTCTCAGCGCGAAAACGGAAAGGTGCGGACCTTGACCAGGGGGAATAGCTTTTCCACGTCCTCGCGGCGGAAGAAGCCCGTCTCGCCGGTGAGCGCATTGGCCGCACCGCAGGCCACGCCGAGGCGGAACGTGGCCTCGAAGGACCAATCGCGTGCGAGGCCCACGGTCATCCCGCCCACCAGCGCATCGCCGGAACCCACGGGGTTGATGCACGCATCGATGTCCACGGAGGCGTGAAGGCACACGCCGTGGGAGAAGGCGAGGGCCCCTTGGTCGCCCAGCGACACGACGACCAGCGCAATACCCTCGTAGGCCATGCGCTGGGCGGCGGCGGCCGCGGCCTCGAGCCCGTCGATGGGCATGGAGAGCCATTTTTCCGCTTCGTCGCGATTCGGCTTCACCATGAAGGGGCCGGCCGCAATGGCATGCCGCAACGGTTCCCCGCTCGCATCCACGATGCAGCGCGTGCCCAGCGACTCCACCAGCTTCGCGTACGTCTGCTCGGAGATGCCCCGCGGAAGGCTGCCCGAGAGTACCGCCACCCGCGAAGCATCGGCCAGCTTGCGGAATGTCGCGAGCAGCTCGCCCTCGATCCGCGAATCGATCTCCGGGCCCGCTTCCAGAATTTCCGTGATGCGCCCGGACTGCTCGCGGATGGCGAAACACGTGCGGATCGGCTGCTCGATTTCGATGCCGTGAAAGGCGACGCCGCGCGCGCCAAGCCAGTCTTCGAAGGTGGTTCGGTAGGCCCGGTCGATCAAGCCCACCAAGGCAACGGGTTCGCCCAGGGCGGCCACGCTGGTGGCCACGTGCAAACCTTTGCCGCCGGGGTACGCCTGTACGCCGGTGGTTCGGTGGACCTTGCCGAGTGAAAGTTCCTCGAGCTCGATGAGCTCGTCCATCGACGTATTGAATCCACCGACCGTAATCACCGTCCCGTCCTCGTCTCGTCAGTCCGTTTCACGTCGTCTCAGCACGGCGAGCGCTTCGTCGCGTGTCGCCTGGGCCGCCGTGCCTCCGATGCCCAGTGTGGAAAGAGATGCACAAGCCGCGCCGAACCGCATGCTGTCGACGAGGCAATCGCCCGCCAACCACGCGTGGAGAAAGCCAGCGTTGAACGAATCGCCCGCGCCCGTCGTATCGACGGGCTGCACGGGAAAGGCCGGCACGCGCATCACCTCGCCGCGATGCAAGGTGATGGCCCCCTCCGCCCCGAGCTTGGCCACCGTTTTCGCGTGCACGTTCTCCATGACGTGCAGCGCCTCGACGACATCGTCGCGTCGCGCGATGCATCGAAGTTCCACCTCGTTCGGGAAGAAAAGATCCACCTCTCCCAACGTGGCCAGTAGATCGTCCGCCCAGTGTTCGCTCGGGTCGTAGCCTGGATCGAGCGACGTCGTCAGCCCGGCGCGGTGGGCTCGCTCGAACAACCCGCGGCAGCCGGGTCGAAGTTTTTGCTGGAGGTAGTACGACGAGACGTGAAGGTGCGCCGCGCCCTCGAAGGCATCGTCCCCGATGTCGTCGGCGCCAAGCTCGGCCGAGCTCCCCAAGAAGGTCACCAGCGCGCGATCGCTCGGTCCCGAGATGGCCACGGTCACACCGGTTTTCAGCCCTGGCTCCGCGACGATCCGCGCAATGTCGACGCCCGCGCGCCCCATCGTCTCCGTGCAGAACGAGCCCCACGCATCGTCGCCGACCTTGCCCGCGAAGGCGACCGGTGTTCCAAGCCGGGCGAGCCCCATCGCGCAGATCGCCGAGGCGCTGCCCAGCACCATGCCGAGATCGTCGACCACGACCTCTTTGCCTGGCGCCGGAAAAATCGGACACCCTCGGAGCACGAGGTCGACGTTGATCTCGCCCGCGACCAAGACCTTCTTCATGACAGGCCCCCTTTCACGACACACTCAGTGGAGGGCTATGGATCTGGAATTTCTCGACGACGCGGCGAATGACGTTGTCGGGTGAGGGCGCATCCGGGCGGAGGCCCAGCGCCCGGCACTGAAAGAAGGCGAGAAGCTGCCCCACCAAGGTATCGAGCACCGGCAGATCGCCGTCGTCGACCATGGGCATACCCGTGTCCACCACGACGTCTTGCGGGCCCACGATGGATTCGGGCACCTGGCTGCCCACGAGGACCTTGGCCAGGCCGAGGCCCTTGCTTCCGAGCTCCTCCAGGAGATCCATTTCGTACGCGCGCCCGATGGGATCCGACGACAGGAAACACACGAGCAACGTGTCGCGTTGCACCGCGCACATCGGTCCGTGGCGAAGACCCAGATATGTTTCACCAAAGGTGAAAACTTGGCCTCCTGTCATCTCGAGCATCTTGAGAGCCGACTCCCGCGCCGCGCCGAAGCGTGCGCCGCTACCTAGATAGATGGCCGAGCGGAACTCACTTCGTGCAACATTCGCGAGCGGGCTGCACTCGGTGAGAATGTCGGCCGCCACACGGGCCACCCGCTCCACGCGGCGAACGTACGACGCGGTGTCCTCCAGGCTCGTCAGGGCGTGGCCGGCAAGGAATAGATTGGTGAAGCTCGAGGTCATCACCAGGCTGCGGTCGTTCGTCTTTTTGTCGAGCACGACGCAGGTCACGCGTGCATCGGTTCGGTATTTCGTGGCGAGCGCGCCCTCCGCATTGCAGGTGTAAATCAAATGCCGCGCCCGCGGATGGGCCCGCAGAAAGTGGTCCACCAGCGCGGTGCTCTCGGGGCTGTCCCCGGAGCGCGCAAGCGAGACGACCAGCCCGGGGTGCGCGAAGAGCGATGCCTCCGACGGGTGCGTGAGCACATTGCCCGCCGGCACGGCGAGCGCGGGCACGCGAAAGGCCTGCTGGTACGTGGGTGCGAGGCATTGCGCAATGCAATGCGAGCTGCCCGAGCCCGTGAGGAAGAAGGATCCCGAGCCATCGCCTTCGCGAATGCCCACTTCGGAAAGCAGGCGCACGAGATCGGGCGCGCCCTGCGCCGCCGCCTTCGCCGTCTCGAGCCAGGTGATTGGCTGCTGCGCGATCTCGCGCAAGGTGTGGAAGTACCCCGCATCCTTCCGGTCGCCCTCCGAGGGCGAGAGAAGCGTGCCCAATTCCCGGGTACCCTTCAATTGGTTCAACCAATCATCCAATGACGGCGTCTCGCCTCGCAGCGCGCCAATTGACATGAGAAACTCCTCCTTGTAAGGAAACGAAAGGAAATCGAAAGCAAACGAAAAGTAACAAAATGAACCGACAAGAGCAACCAGTGCGTCCAAACCCCGATCACGGTGTCCGGACTCCGCGCCCCCGGCTCGAAAATCTTTCCCTTTCGCTCGGCAAGCGGGTGCGGCTTCATCGGCTGTTGTATGCCAGCGGGCCCAAGAATGGGAATTTGCTCGTCCTTCCCCTCGACCAAGGACTCGAGCATGGCCCGGCGGACTTCTTTCCCAATCCGGCTGCGCTGAATACCGATTACCCATTCCGCCTGGCAGTGGAGGGGAATTATTCGGCCATTGCCTTGGGCATTGGCCTGGCCGAGAAATACATGGAGCAGTACGCGGGGACGATTCCTCTCATCCTCAAGCTCAATGGCAAGACGAACATCGCCGACGATGCCGAGGCGGTGTCGCCCATGTTTGCCAATGTCGAAGATGCGGTGCGCCTGGGGGCCGATGCGGTGGGATATACGCTTTACATCGGCTCGCCACGGCAAGATCACGAGATTCTCCAGTTTCAGCGGGTTCGTCAGGATTGCGCGCGATTTGGAATGCCCATTGTGATGTGGGCCTATCCGCGCGGACGCGCCATCGATGCGAAGGGCGGAAAGGGAACCTTGTACGCCCAAGAC
It includes:
- a CDS encoding feruloyl-CoA synthase yields the protein MARAPRFADPAITIEQRPDGSMLLFAQGALGDYPAHLGAVLRAWAERAPDRVFLAERTKEGGTREVTYGEAYRTARRLGALMLDDGLGPTRPVMILSDNSVDHALVALGAMVVGVPVVPISAAYSLMSRDHEKLRALHAMVRPGWVFADGDAYTRAIAALPLDPTTRVAVGFSGLLEAAGSSSANVDAALNAMGPDHVAKILFTSGSTGAPKGVINTHRMLCSNQQALAMGWPFLGDRPPVVVDWLPWSHTFGGNHNFNLVLWHGGTLWVDRGKPVPGRIEDTVNVLRHVSPTLYFNVPRGFDALLPYLENDAALAETFFRDLDLLFYAAAALPRPIWDRLVRLGERTRGEAVPFVSAWGATETSPLVTQVHFPIDDPGIIGVPTPGTTLKLAPNGTKLEARVKGPQVTPGYLHEMDRFRALLDDEGFYLTGDAVRLADPVNPNRGIVFDGRVSENFKLSSGTWVHTGALRLAVIAALSPMVQDAVIAGHDRDYVAVLLFPAAAASRDKIEQGLRAHNERADGATSQIVRCALLLDEPPSIDAGEITDKGYINQRAVLDRRAALVDLLFRPDAGAEVLRISDV
- a CDS encoding winged helix DNA-binding domain-containing protein, whose amino-acid sequence is MLALSARQARNLHLAAQGLLVPPRGRATKADVLSAIARMQLLQIDTIHVVARSPYLVLFSRLGDYQPAWLEALLAEGAIFETWAHEACFAPIDDYLLHRRHVDGRNHWARRSAQRMHDNHREAMDRLLAHVRELGPVKSSDFERKDSGGKAAKPGWWGWKSEKRWLEALFVLGELMIARRDKFQRVYDLTERVLSVAAPGLDPAAIPTEEAMRRAFIVRAVRALGVTQARWIADYFRLGRRLKDAELDPFVEAGELARVEVEGWTNPGYVHHAHTDLLQSPLRATHSTLLSPFDPVVWDRERAAAMFDFDYRIECYTPEEKRQYGYYVLPILRRGVLVGRLDAKAHRADGVFEVKSVYLEGGQRPSEALTRDVVAAIQSCADWHRTPKVQIRKSDPRAWAKSLRAELSARKRKGADLDQGE
- a CDS encoding porin family protein — translated: MAAASSAYAGEPSPSTKHPISVAVLGGYAINNALDSHTNDSLNLYGVGFGVRAGYTLPMKLYLGAMFQYNLGGTWRYDPNTEYTGRVMTPGAEIGFDIDAGRFTVRPSLGLGAGIARGDLNLNDKGDSFNFAIWPGMQLLWNTTDQIYLGTEIRYTFIFTKDGTGDGNANAFGGYAVVGYRF
- a CDS encoding porin family protein — protein: MRKILVGLLSGTFFVAAASSANAAETSPTPSTDHPISVAAFGGYGFNNALDSNAKDSFNLYGAGFGVRAGYTLPMKLYLGGMFQYNLGSELEGTKSRGKVMNVGGEVGYNFDVAQFTIRPYVGAGVGIAGGDLKGLDTNDNKVKFSVWPGVQGLYNVTDQLYAGIDARYTFIFTDLGPGSGNANAIGVYGTVGYRF
- a CDS encoding 1-phosphofructokinase family hexose kinase; amino-acid sequence: MITVGGFNTSMDELIELEELSLGKVHRTTGVQAYPGGKGLHVATSVAALGEPVALVGLIDRAYRTTFEDWLGARGVAFHGIEIEQPIRTCFAIREQSGRITEILEAGPEIDSRIEGELLATFRKLADASRVAVLSGSLPRGISEQTYAKLVESLGTRCIVDASGEPLRHAIAAGPFMVKPNRDEAEKWLSMPIDGLEAAAAAAQRMAYEGIALVVVSLGDQGALAFSHGVCLHASVDIDACINPVGSGDALVGGMTVGLARDWSFEATFRLGVACGAANALTGETGFFRREDVEKLFPLVKVRTFPFSR
- a CDS encoding carbohydrate kinase family protein, whose protein sequence is MKKVLVAGEINVDLVLRGCPIFPAPGKEVVVDDLGMVLGSASAICAMGLARLGTPVAFAGKVGDDAWGSFCTETMGRAGVDIARIVAEPGLKTGVTVAISGPSDRALVTFLGSSAELGADDIGDDAFEGAAHLHVSSYYLQQKLRPGCRGLFERAHRAGLTTSLDPGYDPSEHWADDLLATLGEVDLFFPNEVELRCIARRDDVVEALHVMENVHAKTVAKLGAEGAITLHRGEVMRVPAFPVQPVDTTGAGDSFNAGFLHAWLAGDCLVDSMRFGAACASLSTLGIGGTAAQATRDEALAVLRRRETD